A window of the Astyanax mexicanus isolate ESR-SI-001 chromosome 22, AstMex3_surface, whole genome shotgun sequence genome harbors these coding sequences:
- the ankrd13a gene encoding ankyrin repeat domain-containing protein 13A: protein MLSCSEEDPGDFRLKFRLHCLVWENDYRSLERELPTHNVEEVDPRGRTPLHLAVSLGHLESVRVLLRHGAEVTKENSKNWTVLQEAVSTGDPEMVQLVLQRRDYLKASTALGGVPELLCKIRESPDFYMEMKWEFTSWIPLVSHMCPSDVCRIWKSGASLRVDATLLGFENMTWLRGRRSYIFKGDDSFAELMEVNHEEEVVDTERFDISREIEEVTLDSMEPNEQEVAKRLTTPIVNTYLDTKDISFERCKSGIWGWRTDRTEVVNGFESKVFSVNNVNVVIRTRTEHLTDEEKARIKSKRNILESFLGTVEQQVSAQGDLTLEYATATNPTAITPEEYFNPDFDLEDRDIGRPIELTIRTQRFKGTLFMSEEHPLSLVEQVTPIIDLMARTSTHFARLRDFITLRFPPGFPVKIEIPLFHVLNARITFGNVNQCSTDDPLDPTQTSATPSPTAETSDRGSEASGDVPFQVCPSVFTVPAHYRIRGGNRHGGPRHQVSNHDEELLQYAIHQSLLESGGYSPQESWGDSNGVLPQGMVNSLSDGTVSEGVPDLDTTPTSSFSASSPDSDLRLAMEMSARAQEEEEKRRREEEDELEKILQLSLTEK from the exons ATGCTGAGCTGCAGTGAGGAGGATCCGGGGGATTTCAGGCTGAAGTTTCGGCTGCACTGCCTGGTGTGGGAGAATGACTACAGGAGCCTGGAAAGGGAGCTGCCCACG CACAACGTAGAGGAGGTGGACCCCCGGGGCCGGACCCCGCTGCACCTGGCCGTGTCTCTGGGTCACCTGGAGTCCGTCCGAGTGTTGCTGAGACATGGAGCTGAGGTGACCAAAGAAAATTCCAAAAACTGGACTG TCCTCCAGGAGGCGGTCAGTACCGGAGACCCGGAGATGGTGCAGCTGGTTCTGCAGCGGCGTGATTACCTCAAAGCCTCCACAGCACTAGGGGGCGTGCCAGAGTTACTGTGCAAGATCCGAGAG TCTCCAGATTTCTACATGGAGATGAAGTGGGAGTTCACCAGTTGGA TCCCGCTGGTGTCCCACATGTGTCCCAGTGATGTGTGTCGGATCTGGAAGAGCGGGGCCAGTCTGAGAGTGGACGCCACCCTGCTGGGCTTCGAGAACATGACCTGGCTCAGAGGCAGACGCAGCTACATCTTCAAAGGAgacg ACAGCTTTGCGGAGCTGATGGAGGTGAATCacgaggaggaggtggtggacaCGGAGCGCTTCGACATCTCCCGCGAGATCGAGGAGGTCACGCTTGACTCCATGGAGCCCAACGAACAGGAAGTGGCCAAGCGTCTGACCACGCCCATCGTCAACACCTACCTGGATACCAAGGACATCTCATTCGAGAG GTGCAAATCTGGAATCTGGGGCTGGAGAACAGACAGGACGGAAGTGGTGAACGGGTTTGAATCTAAG GTTTTCTCTGTGAATAACGTGAACGTTGTGATCCGGACGAGAACGGAGCACCTGACTGATGAAGAGAAGGCCAGAATAAAAA GTAAAAGAAATATCCTGGAATCGTTTCTGGGGACGGTAGAGCAGCAGGTCAGCGCTCAGGGG GACTTGACTTTAGAATACGCCACAGCTACAAACCCCACAGCCATCACTCCAGAGGAGTACTTTAACCCAGACTTCGACCTGGAGGACCGAGACATCGGCCGACCCATCGAGCTCACCATCAGAACCCAAAG gtttAAGGGCACTCTGTTTATGAGTGAGGAGCACCCCCTGTCTCTGGTGGAGCAGGTGACCCCCATCATCGACCTGATGGCCCGAACCAGCACACACTTCGCCCGCCTCCGAGACTTCATCACCCTGCGCTTCCCTCCAGGATTCCCCGTCAAGATCG AAATTCCTCTGTTCCACGTTCTGAACGCTCGCATCACATTTGGAAATGTCAACCAGTGCAGCACAGATGATCCGCTGGACCCGACGCAAACATCCGCAACGCCTTCACCAACCGCCGAGACCTCAGACCGGGGCAGTGAAGCCTCAG gTGATGTCCCGTTCCAGGTGTGTCCCTCTGTGTTCACCGTACCTGCTCATTACCGTATCCGCGGGGGCAACAGACACGGTGGTCCACGTCACCAGGTGTCCAACCACGACGAGGAGCTGCTGCAGTACGCCATTCACCAGAGCCTGCTGGAGTCCGGCGGCTACAGCCCACAG GAATCGTGGGGAGATTCTAATGGAGTTCTGCCACAAGGAATGGTGAACAGTCTCAGTGATGG GACTGTCTCTGAAGGCGTGCCGGACCTGGACACCACTCCCACCAGTTCCTTCTCCGCCTCCAGTCCGGACTCGGACCTGCGGCTGGCCATGGAGATGTCCGCTCGAgctcaggaggaggaggagaagaggaggagagaggaggaggacgagCTGGAGAAGATCCTGCAGCTTTCGCTCACGGAGAAATGA